One Oryzias melastigma strain HK-1 unplaced genomic scaffold, ASM292280v2 sc00621, whole genome shotgun sequence DNA window includes the following coding sequences:
- the LOC112139304 gene encoding uncharacterized protein LOC112139304, producing the protein MGKGQSKIQKTLEGLKTSDWKFIQSKDPTKLKHIPIWVDKYGFSGKLQATDVQKLMKDIQTKCKDDKNKMTKHGYEDAKYWLVEACKRKNGEQKTKETSKTKGKEEEVKPQNKTEVLFHRREDDEEVVTSRRQQRQVESEDEEEEQGAVGRQEQGSVQTKKIYPQIPSKPPPAYDPRDGLKTRSTGKLKYDWSKTMNSENPLTPIAAEKPSAPPPPETESYPMIEVPNPNIVEGENRTILVYRTWTKDDIKKAVEGIPDPKEDIEGFLEGMEGLRRSYHLNGPEVQQVWMVKIPTEWFHIRGNWDPNQNNVPLAHNSGELARRVQGLAERARQRFMTRANYTEIGRAKQREEELFEDYRLRLEKVFRAHSGLQDDGQEQGVYRQQLKNAMHTNSKDGIRAWAQKHLINLGTSTLEEYVNHALHAEKVLKQKKGRKTKDAFYEDEYDSEVFFQGRGRGRGNFRGGHRGRGRGGQNRGRGRLNHYGSRGCWACGQAGHVARDCPENKTA; encoded by the coding sequence ATGGGGAAAGGTCAGAGTAAAATTCAGAAAACCCTCGAGGGACTAAAAACAAGTGACTGGAAATTTATTCAAAGTAAAGACCCAACTAAACTAAAGCATATACCCATCTGGGTTGACAAATATGGTTTTAGTGGAAAACTACAAGCTACAGACGTTCAAAAATTAATGAAGGATATCCAAACTAAATgcaaagatgataaaaataaaatgacaaaacatggATATGAGGATGCAAAATACTGGCTGGTTGAAGCATGTAAAAGAAAGAATGGAGAgcagaaaaccaaagaaacatCAAAGACAAAGGGAAAGGAAGAGGAAGTTAAACCGcagaataaaacagaagttttatttCACAGAAGGGAAGATGATGAAGAAGTGGTGACAAGCAGAAGGCAACAGAGACAAGTAGAATCAGAGgatgaggaagaagagcagGGAGCTGTGGGAAGACAAGAACAGGGAAGtgtacaaacaaagaaaatatatccaCAAATACCTAGTAAGCCTCCACCGGCTTATGATCCCCGTGATGGTTTAAAAACGCGCTCAACAGGAAAACTGAAATATGATTGGAGTAAAACAATGAACAGCGAAAACCCACTGACACCAATAGCAGCCGAGAAACCGAGCGCCCCACCTCCTCCAGAAACTGAATCCTACCCAATGATTGAAGTACCTAACCCTAATATAGTTGAAGGAGAAAACAGAACAATTCTGGTATACAGAACATGGACTAAAGATGACATTAAAAAGGCTGTAGAAGGGATACCAGATCCAAAAGAAGACATAGAGGGGTTCTTGGAAGGGATGGAGGGGCTCAGGAGAAGCTATCATCTAAATGGGCCAGAAGTACAGCAGGTGTGGATGGTGAAAATACCAACTGAATGGTTCCATATTAGAGGAAATTGGGATCCAAATCAAAACAATGTACCTCTAGCGCATAACAGTGGTGAATTAGCCCGCAGAGTACAAGGATTAGCTGAAAGAGCTAGGCAAAGGTTCATGACCAGAGCAAACTACACAGAAATAGGAAGAGCAaaacagagagaagaagaaCTTTTCGAAGACTATAGGCTCAGACTAGAGAAGGTATTCAGAGCGCATAGTGGACTACAGGATGACGGTCAAGAACAGGGAGTTTACAGACAGCAGCTGAAAAATGCTATGCACACAAATTCAAAAGATGGAATCAGAGCATGGGCACAGAAACATTTAATCAACCTAGGGACAAGCACCTTAGAAGAATATGTAAATCATGCCTTGCATGCAGAAAAagtgctaaaacaaaagaaagggaGAAAAACCAAAGATGCTTTCTACGAGGACGAGTATGACAGTGAAGTCTTCTTCCAAGGCAGAGGCCGAGGAAGAGGGAACTTCAGAGGAGGACACAGAGGTAGAGGACGAGGAGGACAAAACAGGGGACGAGGACGCTTAAATCATTATGGGTCACGAGGTTGTTGGGCATGCGGTCAGGCAGGACATGTAGCCAGAGACTGTCCAGAAAACAAGACAGCATGA